A segment of the Campylobacter vulpis genome:
CAGAGGGAGGTGCGAGGATAGAGGGTATGATAGAAAAGCCTTTTAGCGAGTGTTGCAAGGATTTTAGTGAAAATAAGCAAAACTTAGAGAAGCTCCAGTCTTTAAGCGAGGATAAGCAAAAAGAATACGCCCTTAAAGCCTATGCTAAAGTCAAAAAAGCTTTTAAAGAATGTGTAGGGTTTCAAGCGATGTTAAGGGCTTATTATGAGGATATCGAGCCTGAGTTTTTAAGGCTTAATACGCTTGATTTAGAAGAGGGTGCGAGTGCGAGTTTTTCACTTGTGCTAAAGGTTGATAAATTTAGAGATGAATTTAGTGTGATTAGTAGTGTTTTTTATGAGCTTATCCACTCCTTTTTTGCACATTTTTGTATGAATTTAAATAAAATTTTAGTGCTAAATCCTCTCACTAAAGAGGATTTTTTTAATAAAAATGTGCTTTATATTAAAGAACATCTTGATTTTATGCAAAGCATTTTTGGCTTTGTAAAAGCACAAGAAGAAACGCTAAAATTTGCTATCACTCCGCTTGAAAATGCTCTAAAAGCAAAGGATCTAAGCAAATATGTAGAAAGGCTAAGTCAATGAAAAAAATTCTCATCACAGGAGCGGACGGCTTCATAGGCTCACATCTTTGCGAGGTTTTACACGCTAAGGGTTATGCAATTAGGGCTTTGAGTTTTTATAATTCTTTTAATTTTTGGGGGCATTTGGAGCATTTGGAGTGTAGGGAGGATTTGGAGATTGTCAGTGGAGATTTAAGGGATAGCTTTTTTTGCGATAGCCTTGTAAAAGGCGTTGATGCGGTGCTACATTTAGGAGCTTTAATTGCCATACCTTATTCTTACGCTGCACCGCAAAGTTATGTTGATACTAACATACAAGGCACTTTAAATTTGCTTGAAGCGGCTAAAAAACACGCCATTAAACGCTTTATCCATACTTCAACGAGTGAAGTTTATGGAAGTGCGATTTATACGCCCATTGATGAAAAGCACCCTCTCCAGCCTCAAAGTCCTTATTCTGCGAGTAAAATCGGTGCAGATATGCTTGCTCTTAGTTATTTTTATAGCTTTAATTTGCCTATCATTGTAGCGCGTCCTTTTAATGCTTATGGTCCGCGTCAAAGTGCAAGGGCTTTTATCCCTGCGATGATGGTGCAGATTTTAAGCGGAGCGAGGGAACTTAAGGTGGGGGATTTAAGCACGAAGAGGGATTTAAATTTCGTGCGGGATACTTGCGAGGGTTTTGCGACCTTACTCACAAATGGCGACTTTGGCGAGGTTTATAATATAGGCAGTGGTGTGGAATATACAATGAGCGAGGTTTTAGAGTTGATTTGTGAGTTAAGTGAAGTTGAAGTTAAAATCACTCAAGATAAAACAAGACTTCGCCCTAAAAATAGCGAGGTTACGAGGTTACTTTGTGATAGTTCTAAGTTAAAAAGCGTGAGTGCGTGGGAAAGTAAGGTTTCACTCAAAGAGGGTTTAGAGCAAACTTTAGCTTATGTGAAAGCGAATTTAAATGCTTATAAAACAGGGATTTATAATGTTTGAAAAAGAAATTGCTTTTATTAAAGAGCTTTATAAAAAAGAGCAAATTGCCCTTCACGAGCCTTGCTTTGGGGCGGAGGAAAAAACGCTTTTAAATGAATGTATAGAAAGTGGGTTTGTCTCAAGTGTGGGGAAATTTGTAGGCGAATTTGAGGAGCAAATCAAAAAATTTAGCAACGCAAAATACGCCATAGCGACAAATAGCGGCACTTCAGCCCTTCACATCGCCCTTTTGGCAAATAAAATCGATGAAAAATGCGAAGTTATCACACAAGCTTTAAGCTTTGTAGCGACTGCAAATGCCATTGCTTATACTGGTGCAAAGCCTATTTTTTTAGATGTGAGCTTAAAAACGCTAAGTTTAAGTGCGAGGGCTGTGAGTGAATTTTTAGCAAAAAATACCTTTATTAAAAATGGAAAATGTTTCAATAAGCACACAAAAAAGCACATCAAAGCCTTAGTTTTAATGCACACTTTTGGTTTAAGTGGCGAAATTGTAGAGCTTAAGAAAATTTGTGAAAAATATCATCTCATCTTCATCGAAGACGCCGCAGAGGCACTTGGGAGCTTTTTTCAAAATAAAGCCTTAGGCACTTTTGGAAAATGTGGAATTTATAGCTTTAATGGCAATAAAATCATCACAGGAGGCTGTGGGGGCGTGGTGCTAACAGACGATGAAAAAATCGCTAAAAGAGCAAGGCATTTAAGCACAACTGCTAAAATCCCTCATGCTTATCACTATAAGCACGATACGCTAGGCTTTAATTATAGGCTTTGTAATGTTAATGCCGCCTTGCTCGTAGCACAAATGAAAAAGCTTAATGCCTTTTTGATTGATAAAAGAAACACGGCTAAACTTTATAAAGAATTTTTTAAAGAGAGTGAATTTTGTGAATTTGTCAATGAAAATGAGGGAGAGAAAAGTAATTTTTGGCTCTGTGCTTTAAAATTTAAAAAACCTAGTTTGAGAAAAGAATTTATTAAAGTTTGCCTTGCAAATCAAATTTTTGTTCGTCCTGTGTGGAAAAGCTTGGCAGGGTTAAAGATGTATCAAAATTGTCAAAAAGATGCGTTAAAAAATACGAAAATTTTAGAAAAAACCTTGCTAAATTTGCCAAGTAGCGTCAGGGCTTAATGCCCCTCTTCTACAATGGTCGCTCCCGCTAAATAGACATAAGTTAAAATCATGAAAATAAAGGCTTGCAAAAATGCCATAAAGGTCAAAAGCACATAAGCAGGAAGTGGAGCTATATAAGGCACAAGAGCCAAAATAACGGCTAAAAATAAATCATCGCCCTTAATATTACCAAACAAACGAAAGGATAAAGAAATCACACGAGAAAAGTGAGAAACAAGCTCAATAGGAAACATTAAAGGAGCTAGAATTTTCACGGGTCCCATAAAATGGGCGAAATATTTTACCACACCTTGCGTTTTAATGCCCTCAAAATGATAATACACAAAGACGATTAAGGCTAAGGAAAGGGTTAAATTTAAACTTGCACTTGGGGCGTGAAAACCCGGGATAATGCCGATGATATTACTAAAAAATACAATAATACCTAAAGTCGCCACGAGAGGGAGGTATTTTCTAGCGGACTTTTCATTACCCATAGTATCATTACCCATAGACAAAACGCCCTCTAAAAAGGCTTCACTGATATTTTGCATCCCCCTTGGGATAAGCTGCATCGAACGGGTAGAAAGTTTAGCAATAATCACAGCAAATAAAGCTACCAAAGCTAAGTGAAAAAAGTATGAAAAAGTATGACTTGGGTCGATTAAAGAGCTAAATAAAAATAAATCTTTCATCTATATTCCTTCAAAAGGCTAATTCTTAAAATCAAAAAGGCAATTTTAGCAAATTTTTGCTTAATATTTTAATATGCTTTCAAAAAAAGCGATATTTTTACACATTTTTTTTCTTGTAAAAAAACCTTTTTTTTGTTAAAATGACGGCTTTAAATTGACTTATAAAGGATAAATTTTGGCAAAAGATGATGTCATAGAAATTGATGGAAATGTAATCGAAGCTTTACCTAATGCAAATTTCAAAGTTGAACTTGATAATAAACATATCATTTTATGCCACATAGCAGGTAAAATGCGTATGCACTATATCCGCATTATGCCAGGAGATAGGGTTAAGGTCGAGCTTACGCCTTATAGTCTTGATAAGGGTCGTATTACTTTTAGATATAAATAGGAGCTAAAAAGCTCCCTTTTCACTCAAAATACTGCTTCGCGTAAGCGGCATTTTCGTATAAATTTTCTTTATATTTTTCTTTTCCGTAATTTGCAATAATATCCTGCCCCTCTTTTGAACTTAAGAATTTTACAAAAAGAAGTGCTAATTTTGAAGGATTTTCTGTCGTCATCGCAACATAGGTGTTGATTAGGACTTTATCGCCTGCATAAAGAATTTCTAAATTTTTTAGTTCATTTTTTGCAAGTTTATAAGTGCTAGAATCACTCATAAAATAACCCTTTGTCTCATCTGCTTTTTTTAAGGTGGCTAACATAAAATCTTTATTTGCCACATACCACGCTCCACTAGGCTTGACATTTGCATTTTTCCAAATGCTCATCTCTTTCTTGTGTGTGCCTGAATTGTCCGCTCTTGTGTAAAAAAGTGCTTGTTTTTGTGCGATTTTACTATAAGCTTCCTTGGCATTTTTTGAATTTTTAATATCAGCAGGATCATCTTTTGGTCCTAGGATATAAAATTCATTTGATCCAATGAGAGTTCTATTGGCTGCCCAGCCCTCTTTTATCGCTTCTTTTTCTGCTTTTGGTGCATGCACCATAGCGATGTCAATTTGTTTTTCTTTGAGGAGTCTTAAGCTTTCTCCACTTCCTGCTTTAATCCAACAAAGAGAGCTATTATGTTTAGTATTAAAAGCCTTAGCTAAAGCTTCTAAAAGTCCAAGTTCTCCCGGGCTTCCTGTGGCAAGCTTGATTTGCTCTTTACCTTTTCCATAAATAGCCGTGCAGTCCATAGCACTAACCCCCGTAAGTGAAATAATAGCAACTAGTGCCATTTTAGATAGAATTTTCATTTTTAATCCTTGTAGTAAAGTGATTTGCTTTTTTATAAAAAATTTGCATAATTTTAGCATAGTTTTTTTGATAACCATTTTCTAGAGAAAATTTTTCACATTTCCCTCCATAGCTTCCGCCACTAAACCTATAAAAAGTATGTTTTGGGATAAAAATGAGGCTTGGAATTTGTAAAATATCACAAAGATGCACTATGCCAGTATCCACAGAGATAAGCCCATCAAGTCTGTTGCAAAAAGCTACAAGAGAGGCTATGCTATCACTATTAACAAAGACTTTTAAATTTTCTTTTTCTTTAATGTTAAATTGTAAGGTATTGTGTGTGAAATTAACTAAGATAAATAAAATTTCAGGGAATTTTTCACTCAAATTTTTACTTAAATCAAGCCAAGTTTTAGGCAGGAGGTTAAAGCCTATGTTTTCAGTTTGATTTCCAAAAATATTAAGGGCGATGATTTTGGAAAATTGCTTATTTTGCTTAAAGAATTTTTCGCTTAAAGTATCATCACTGGGGAGTAAATTTTTCACTTCTTTAAAATTAATCTTAGAAAAATTCGTATCATAATGCCTTTTATCTATGGCTCTTACGAGCTTTAGAGCAATTTCGCTCATATGAAGTTTAGCTCTTTTGTAAGGCATAGGTGTGTCAAAATAAAGGAGACTAAGAAGATGAGGTTGGGTGATAATGCGTCCTAGTTTAAGTTTATGTAGGGTTTTAAAAAAGCTTGAATTGCGTATATTTGTGATAAAAATATCACTTTTTAAATTTTCAAAATTCTTATCCCCAGTATAAATTTCATCAATGAAAGGGATATTTTCAAGAAAGTTTTCATCACTAAAGCCCTTTTGTGCTAAGACGAGTTTATCCTTTGGATAAAGGCATTTTATAGCATAAAGGGCTTTAAAACATACGAGCAAATCGCCAAAGCCGTTTTGATGAAAGACTATGCGTCTCATTCTAAAACCACGCCCTCATTAATCACAATTTCGCCGATGATAAAGGCATCTGTGCTTTCTAGAACCTTAGAGGCATTGCTAGGACTTACGACAAGCACTAAGCCAATGCCCATATTAAAACTTCGATACATTTCAGCCTCTTCGACCCTTTCGCCGATGTGATAGAAAATTTCAGGGGTTTTTAAATGATGTTTTCTTATTACAGCACCTAAGCCTTTGGGTAAAACGCGTGGCAAATTCTCAACTAAGCCCCCCCCTGTGATGTGTGCTAGAGCATTGATATAGGGTTTTATAGCTAAAAAGTCTTTTACATAAATGCGTGTAGGCTCAAGTAAGATGTCGATTAAATCTTTACCCTCGATTTTATCATCAAATTTCATTTTAAGGCTTTCAAAAAGCACCTTTCTAGCTAAAGAATAGCCATTTGAGTGAAGCCCGGAACTAGGAAGTGCTAAAAGTAAATCCCCATTTTTGACATAATTTGAGCGTTCTAACTCTTCTTCTTCGGCTATACCTACCGCAAAGCCCGCTAAATCAAAATCATCTTTAGCATACATTCCGGGCATTTCAGCCGTTTCTCCGCCTATTAAAGCACAATTTGCCATTTTGCAGCCCTTAGCTATGCCCTCAACCACAGCTTTTGCGACCTCTACTTCAAGCTTTGCCGTAGCGTAATAATCAAGAAAAAATAAAGGCGTAGCAAAATTACAAATCAAATCATTCACACACATCGCCACTAAATCCTGTCCTATGGTGCCATATTTTTTCGCATCAATAGCAAGGCGTAGTTTGGTGCCAACCCCATCAGTCGCCCCTAAAATCACAGGCTTTTGATAGCCGCTTGGCAGTCTAAAAGCCCCAGCAAAAGAGCCTATACCGCCGATAACATTTTGGTTAAAAGTCTCTTTTACAAGGGGTTTGATAGCCTCTACAAAGGCGTTGCCATTATCTATACTTACTCCAGCATCTTCGTATGAAATCATTTATTTACCTTTAAGAATTTAAAGGGTATTTTAGTCAAAAAAAGTTTCGACAAGGTATAAAATGAAAAATGCGTATTTTGTGAGTGCGAGCATAGCTTGTGGTAAAAGTTCTTTTATAAAAATAGCAAATGAACTAGGTTTTAAAAGCCTTAGTGCGGACACTATTTCTAATGATATTTTGCAAAATAATGCCGCTTTATTAGCAGAACTTTTTTCTTTAAATTTAGATAAAGAGGGCAAGATTGACAAAAAAATCCTTGCAAATTTAATTTTTAATGATAAAGAAGCTAAAGAAAAATTAGAAAATTTTATGCACCCTAAAATTCGCGAAGAGCTTTTTGAAAAAATGCAAATTTTAGAGCAAAAAGGACGCATTTTTTTTGTAGAAGTTCCGCTTTTTTTTGAAAGTGATTTTTATAAAAATTTAGGGAAAAGCGTGCTGATTTATGCGCCTAAAAATTTGAGTTTGCAAAGATTAATGCAAAGAGATGGTTTAAATAAAGAAGAAGCTTTAAAGAGGATTGAGGCACAAATGGATATAGAAAAAAAGCGTGAAATGGCAGATTTTGTGATAGAAAACACTGGCTCTTATGAAGAATTTAGGCAAAATTGTGTTAAATTTATTAAAAGTTTAAAGGAGTAGGGGTGAAGGTTTTTAAATATTGTGCTAGTGGGAACGATTTTGTGATTTTCAATGCTGGTAAAAAAGCAAATAGAAGCGAGTTAGCACTCCTTTTGTGTAATCGTTATGAGGGCGTTGGTGCTGATGGTATGATAGTGATTTTACCCCACGAAAAATACGACTTTGAATGGGAATTTTACAATAAGGACGGCTCAAGAGCGGCGATGTGTGGGAATGGCTCAAGAGCGGCGGCACATTTTGCGTATTATAATAATGGCGTGGGATCTAAGATGCGTTTTTTAAGCGAGGCGGGAGTGATTGAAGCGAGTGTGAAAAAAAGTGGAGTTGAGGTCGTTTTGGGGGGGGCAAGGGATATTAAAGAGCCTTTTGAATTTGGGGGGAGGGTGTGGCAGCATTGTGATACTGGAGTGCCGCATTTGGTGCATTTTTGTGAAAATATTGAGGAATTTGACAAAAAAACCTGTCAAATTTTAAGAAAAAAATATAATGCTAATGTGAATTTTGCACAAATAATCGATGATAAATTGATGAAAGTGCGAACCTTTGAGCGTGGGGTTGAAGATGAAACCTTAGCGTGTGGGACGGGAATGGGAGCTTGTTTTTATTTGGCATATTTGCAAAAAAGGATTAAGGATAAAGTTAAAGTTGTCCCAAAAAGTGGGGAACAGCTTGGTTTTTCTTTAAAAGATGAGAAAATTTATTTTAAGGGTAAGGTGAAGTGCTGTTTTGAAGCGAATTATTATTTTTCTTAGCCTATTCTCTCTAGCTTTTGCTGGTTTTGATGAAAGTTATTATAAGCTTCCAAGTGAAGAAAGAAGAGCTGTTTTTTTTGCGAAAATGAACACGCTTTTAGACCGCTCTTTTGCTAAGGTGGCTAAAGATAGGGCTTTTGTAAAATTGTTTTTAGAAAATAGTGCTAAAAATGGCTTTAGGGAAAGTGAGGGCTTAATCAAACTTGCAAGTTTAAGGGAAAAATACCGCGTTAAAAATCTCTTTTCTTGGCAGGAGTATGATGAAAAAATGCGTTTAGTGCCTAAATCTTTGGCAATGGCACAAGCCTTGATTGAAAGTGCAACCGCAACAAGCCGTTTTGCAAGAGAAGCAAATAATCTTTTTGGAGAATGGACTTGGGGAGAAAAAGGCATAGTTCCTGAAAATAGAGCGCCAAATTCTAAGCATAAAATTCGCATTTTTGATAGCTTGGAGGAAAGTGTGGATTCTTATTTGCTAAATTTAAATCGTCATTTTGCTTATGAAAATTTTCGCAAGAAACGCTACGAATTTGCTAAAGATGGTAGAGAATTTAGCGGACTTGAGGCGGCTAAAAGTCTTCATTCTTATTCCGAGCTTGGTGGAAGCTATATTAAAATGGTAAGTCAAGTGATACAAAAGTATAAACTTATGGAATATGACTTAAAAACTCAAAGCCCACTTATCAAATGGTAAAATCTCAAATTTAACGCCTTGTTCAAAAAAGCTTTCTTCGCTTGAAAGTGTGATGAAAACGATATGAAAAATACCGAGTTCAAGGGCTTTTGGTAGGATTTTTTTAGCCCTTAGTTTAATAAGATCTATGTCTAAGGTCGGGCTTGAGATATAGGCGTGATGATGCGTGTAAAAATGAAAAAATTTATTATAAAAAAGATTTTCTTGACACTTAAAAAGCTCACATAAAAGCATATTTTCAAAAAGGGCGTTAAAATTTTTTTGTATGCAAAGGGCATTTCTTAGACTAAAATCTTTAAAATAAATTTTAAAAAGTTTTTTTTCTCCGTGCGTTAAAATTGTGATAATGAAGCGATTTTCTAAATCTTTTATACTTTTATAGACACTATCTTTTGAGGTTTTTATTTTTGTTTTAAGGCTTAGAAAAAGTTGATTAATGCTAATTTCTTTGCCTAAATTGAGGGCTAAGTATTTTAAAATTTCAAGCTCTAAAAAACTGAATTCTTTCGGGGAAATTTTATTATGCTCTTTTTGTCCGTTTTGTAGGAAAAGTCCTAAGAGCTGTTGTATGGGGAGATTTTTTTTGCTAATGCTAATAAATTCTTCAAAATCGCAAAAATTTAAAAAAAGTTCCTTAAAGCCTTTTAAATTCAGTAAAGCGTTATTTGTGCAAACTATGGTATTTATGGGGCTTTGAAAGTTTAAATTAGTAGGAGCATTATAGAGGCAGAGAATTTTTATTTGCGTATTTTGTTTTAAAAAAGGTGTTAAGTTATTTAGACTTTCTTTTTCAAAACGCACATCTTCAAGGTCGATAAATAGCACCTCTTCACTTTTAAAAGAAGAGAGAAAATTTAAAATCAGGCGTTTTTTGCCACTATTTTTCGCACCTTTTAAAAGGATATTTGCAGGATAGAGCTTAAGTTTTCTTTCATAATTTAGCTCAAATTTGGGGTGATTTTCATAGAAAAAATTTAAGACTTTCACGCTAGATACATTTTAGAGTGTGATAAAATTCAGCATTGTCAAAGCTCGGTGGAAAAGGGACTTTGGCACTAAATTCTTTATAGGTGTTGCCTGGGAGTTTGTTGGCTATTTCTATGGTGTAGGTTGCGCTTGTATTTTTCATCGTGGCGTTTTTGAGATTTTCATCGGCAAAAACCTCTCCGCCGACTGCCTTTTTGTTAGTAATACTTAAATGCAAGTAGCATTTTTTAATGTCGTATTTTGTAAGGTTTTGCACTCTGCCACTTACAATGAGGCTTTCGTGCCTTAGATCTCTAGTATAAGTGAGCTTAGAAAGTGAAGCTTGTGTGGTAAATTCGCTAATGGTCGTTAAAACAGAATAAATTAAAATCGCCATAAATATAGTGTTAATGCTGTAAAGAATAAGAGCGATTTCTTTTTGTTTAAATTTGAGAAAGATTAAAACGCAAATTAGGGCGAAACAAACGAGTAAAAGCACAAAGGCGAGGATATGAAAAAAGGTAAATTGCATTAAAAACACTCCGAGCTTAAACGAAGGGTATAATTGCCCTCTTTGTCAAAATTGTCAAAGGCTATTCTTTGAAACTGGGTGCTACCTTTTTCTAAATTATTAAAACTTTTGCTTTTTTGTCTAAAGGCTATAAAGCGTTTTTTAAAACGAGTGATGAAATTATCATTTTCATTTGGATTTTGATAAAGTTTGGCAGTAACTTTACAATCTTTAAAGTTAAATTTAGAGGTATTTGTGATGTTAAAATCGACTATAAAAGCTCCAGAGCTTTGTATGATTCTTTGATTTTGTATGCTTGTAATCCTACTTCTTAACTCAAAATCGATAAAGCGGTAAGCATAAATATAAATGAAAAATGAAGCGATAATATCTAAAGCGATGATAAATAGGGCTATGACGGGTCTGTGGCTTAGAAAAATACATAAAAATAAAATGCAAGTGAAAAACAAAAATACCAGCAAAATAAGCATAAAATCTGCTAAATAAAAATGGCTGGTATAAAAAAGAATCCACTCTTTTATGTTTTCCACTTAGTTCCTTTAGTTTGGACTAATTGCACTTTGTTTTTTAGCATCCTTAGTATCAACCCAGATATTAGGCACTGCACCGCCCGGAGTTAGGAAAATTTTTGCGTCCTGATTAACCTTTAAGGCTTCATTAAAGGCTTTTTGTGTTTCGATTTGTTTTAAATTAAGCAAAGGTGTGTTAAGACTTTGTGCAATTTCTTTATTAGAATAGGCTTGTGCGTCCGCTTCTATCTTTACAGCTGTTGCCTTACCCTTAGCACTGATGATAGTCGCATTTGCTTCACCCTCTGCTAATGCAGCTTTTTTAAGGGCTTCTTGGTTGGCTCTTTCAACTTCATATTTTGTTCTTTCGGCTTCTTGCTTAGCGATTTGAACGCGTTCAATTTGTTCTTTAACTTTGGCTGGAAGTATGATTTCTCTAAGTTGCACAGCTCTAAGTTCGACAGGCTCATTTGGTTGAGCTACGATGGTTTTTCTTATGCCCTCTTCAATTTGTGTGGCTATGGCGTTACGATTGGTTGGTAATTCTTCAGCCGTGTAGCGTCCTACGACACTACGCACCACATCACGCACAACAGGGTCGATGATTTTATTTTCCCAGTTTAAGCTCCAAACGGCTATGGTTTGAGGCACTTGAATAGGATTTAATTGATACTGCACTGTTACATCAATAGACACAGGCAAACCACGCGAGTCAAGCACGGAAATGCTATTTTTATTAATCACACCTGTGCCAATTCCTAAATTTTCGTTCGTTCCTTCTAAAGAAGCGTAATTAATCTGTCTTACTCTAGTATCCACGACAATCACCCTATCGATGAAAGGTAGGAAAAAGTGAAGTCCGGGCTCTAAAGGATTAGGATCATATTGACCTGTGCGTGCCTTAATACCCATTTCACCGGAATTTATGATAACAAAAGGTTTTGCGACAATTAAAACCAAAACAATGATAATAAGTGTATAAATCACAGGTGCAAATTTACCAAAGCCTTTAAAATTAAATTCTGGAGTCTTAAAATTGAAATTTTGACGCTGATTGTTTCCGCTGTTTGAATTTCCATTTTTTTTATTAAAATAATCGTTTAAATCTGCTGGCATTGTTTTCCTTTAAATATAAGTTAGCATTGAGGCATATTTTTCATTACGCCCATAAACTATGTCAAAATAGGCATCTTGGACTTTTTTTGTGATTGTTCCTCGTAAGCCATTGCCTATAATCCTCGCGTCAATGTTATTAATAGGCGTGATTTCTGCGGCTGTGCCTGTGAAAAACGCCTCATCTGCTGTATAAACTTCATCGCGTGAAATTCTTTGTCTAAGCACGGGGATTGCTAAATCGTGAGCGATTTTAAGCACGGTATCTTGCGTGATACTTTTAAGAGAAAAATCATTAGGCGGAGTGATTAAAACGCCGTTTTTAACGATGAAAAAGCACTCCCCTGTTCCCTCCGCTACAAAACCTTCTTCATCAAGCATTAAAGCCTCTTCATAGCCTGCCTCTATGGCTTCAAATTTGGCAATTTGAGAATTGAGGTAATTTGCACTTGCCTTAGCCTTACCCATACAAGATTTGACGCTATTTCTAGCAAAAGAAGAAATTTTAACCCTAATGCCCTTTTCAAGCCCCTCTTCACCTAGGTAAGCCCCCCATTCCCAAGCGGCGATTCCCACACGCACGGGTGCTTTGATATGGTAAAGTCCCATAACGCCATCACCTAAGAAGATTAAAGGGCGTATGTAGGTATTTTCTTTAAAATTATTCACTTTTAAAAGTTCTATTTGAGCGTTTTGAAGCTCTTTTTGTGAGAAAGGGCAGTTCAAAAGC
Coding sequences within it:
- the infA gene encoding translation initiation factor IF-1, encoding MAKDDVIEIDGNVIEALPNANFKVELDNKHIILCHIAGKMRMHYIRIMPGDRVKVELTPYSLDKGRITFRYK
- a CDS encoding glycosyltransferase family 9 protein; amino-acid sequence: MRRIVFHQNGFGDLLVCFKALYAIKCLYPKDKLVLAQKGFSDENFLENIPFIDEIYTGDKNFENLKSDIFITNIRNSSFFKTLHKLKLGRIITQPHLLSLLYFDTPMPYKRAKLHMSEIALKLVRAIDKRHYDTNFSKINFKEVKNLLPSDDTLSEKFFKQNKQFSKIIALNIFGNQTENIGFNLLPKTWLDLSKNLSEKFPEILFILVNFTHNTLQFNIKEKENLKVFVNSDSIASLVAFCNRLDGLISVDTGIVHLCDILQIPSLIFIPKHTFYRFSGGSYGGKCEKFSLENGYQKNYAKIMQIFYKKANHFTTRIKNENSI
- the purM gene encoding phosphoribosylformylglycinamidine cyclo-ligase — translated: MISYEDAGVSIDNGNAFVEAIKPLVKETFNQNVIGGIGSFAGAFRLPSGYQKPVILGATDGVGTKLRLAIDAKKYGTIGQDLVAMCVNDLICNFATPLFFLDYYATAKLEVEVAKAVVEGIAKGCKMANCALIGGETAEMPGMYAKDDFDLAGFAVGIAEEEELERSNYVKNGDLLLALPSSGLHSNGYSLARKVLFESLKMKFDDKIEGKDLIDILLEPTRIYVKDFLAIKPYINALAHITGGGLVENLPRVLPKGLGAVIRKHHLKTPEIFYHIGERVEEAEMYRSFNMGIGLVLVVSPSNASKVLESTDAFIIGEIVINEGVVLE
- a CDS encoding glucosaminidase domain-containing protein encodes the protein MKRIIIFLSLFSLAFAGFDESYYKLPSEERRAVFFAKMNTLLDRSFAKVAKDRAFVKLFLENSAKNGFRESEGLIKLASLREKYRVKNLFSWQEYDEKMRLVPKSLAMAQALIESATATSRFAREANNLFGEWTWGEKGIVPENRAPNSKHKIRIFDSLEESVDSYLLNLNRHFAYENFRKKRYEFAKDGREFSGLEAAKSLHSYSELGGSYIKMVSQVIQKYKLMEYDLKTQSPLIKW
- a CDS encoding LegC family aminotransferase, encoding MFEKEIAFIKELYKKEQIALHEPCFGAEEKTLLNECIESGFVSSVGKFVGEFEEQIKKFSNAKYAIATNSGTSALHIALLANKIDEKCEVITQALSFVATANAIAYTGAKPIFLDVSLKTLSLSARAVSEFLAKNTFIKNGKCFNKHTKKHIKALVLMHTFGLSGEIVELKKICEKYHLIFIEDAAEALGSFFQNKALGTFGKCGIYSFNGNKIITGGCGGVVLTDDEKIAKRARHLSTTAKIPHAYHYKHDTLGFNYRLCNVNAALLVAQMKKLNAFLIDKRNTAKLYKEFFKESEFCEFVNENEGEKSNFWLCALKFKKPSLRKEFIKVCLANQIFVRPVWKSLAGLKMYQNCQKDALKNTKILEKTLLNLPSSVRA
- a CDS encoding F0F1 ATP synthase subunit A → MKDLFLFSSLIDPSHTFSYFFHLALVALFAVIIAKLSTRSMQLIPRGMQNISEAFLEGVLSMGNDTMGNEKSARKYLPLVATLGIIVFFSNIIGIIPGFHAPSASLNLTLSLALIVFVYYHFEGIKTQGVVKYFAHFMGPVKILAPLMFPIELVSHFSRVISLSFRLFGNIKGDDLFLAVILALVPYIAPLPAYVLLTFMAFLQAFIFMILTYVYLAGATIVEEGH
- a CDS encoding substrate-binding domain-containing protein → MKILSKMALVAIISLTGVSAMDCTAIYGKGKEQIKLATGSPGELGLLEALAKAFNTKHNSSLCWIKAGSGESLRLLKEKQIDIAMVHAPKAEKEAIKEGWAANRTLIGSNEFYILGPKDDPADIKNSKNAKEAYSKIAQKQALFYTRADNSGTHKKEMSIWKNANVKPSGAWYVANKDFMLATLKKADETKGYFMSDSSTYKLAKNELKNLEILYAGDKVLINTYVAMTTENPSKLALLFVKFLSSKEGQDIIANYGKEKYKENLYENAAYAKQYFE
- the dapF gene encoding diaminopimelate epimerase encodes the protein MKVFKYCASGNDFVIFNAGKKANRSELALLLCNRYEGVGADGMIVILPHEKYDFEWEFYNKDGSRAAMCGNGSRAAAHFAYYNNGVGSKMRFLSEAGVIEASVKKSGVEVVLGGARDIKEPFEFGGRVWQHCDTGVPHLVHFCENIEEFDKKTCQILRKKYNANVNFAQIIDDKLMKVRTFERGVEDETLACGTGMGACFYLAYLQKRIKDKVKVVPKSGEQLGFSLKDEKIYFKGKVKCCFEANYYFS
- a CDS encoding GDP-mannose 4,6-dehydratase produces the protein MKKILITGADGFIGSHLCEVLHAKGYAIRALSFYNSFNFWGHLEHLECREDLEIVSGDLRDSFFCDSLVKGVDAVLHLGALIAIPYSYAAPQSYVDTNIQGTLNLLEAAKKHAIKRFIHTSTSEVYGSAIYTPIDEKHPLQPQSPYSASKIGADMLALSYFYSFNLPIIVARPFNAYGPRQSARAFIPAMMVQILSGARELKVGDLSTKRDLNFVRDTCEGFATLLTNGDFGEVYNIGSGVEYTMSEVLELICELSEVEVKITQDKTRLRPKNSEVTRLLCDSSKLKSVSAWESKVSLKEGLEQTLAYVKANLNAYKTGIYNV
- the coaE gene encoding dephospho-CoA kinase (Dephospho-CoA kinase (CoaE) performs the final step in coenzyme A biosynthesis.), whose amino-acid sequence is MKNAYFVSASIACGKSSFIKIANELGFKSLSADTISNDILQNNAALLAELFSLNLDKEGKIDKKILANLIFNDKEAKEKLENFMHPKIREELFEKMQILEQKGRIFFVEVPLFFESDFYKNLGKSVLIYAPKNLSLQRLMQRDGLNKEEALKRIEAQMDIEKKREMADFVIENTGSYEEFRQNCVKFIKSLKE